TCTAGAATATGGCAATCTTCCGAATGGCCATATCATGGATCTACAAAATCACTTTGGCCAAAACGAGCCTGCTGAGGAGCCTTCTCAGGAACCCGAAACGGAGGAGCAGTACGTGGACACTCGCACCTTTTTTCAGATGTACACCCCATTGAATATCTACCGTGAAGCGCGTTACCGATTGACCAATTTGTGGAAATGAAAAGCCTTTTCAAAGACCCCCAGGTGACCCAAAAATATCAGAAAGATGGATACGTGATCCTTGACCTCCTGAGTCCTATGGAAATCAAAGCAGAGCGAGACTTTTTTTACCAACATGTACATACCTTTGACAAAGAGCCTCTGTACGAAAGTAGCAGGAACAACAGCAATCAAACCAATGATCTCATCAACAATCACCTCCAGCAGGTTTTCCTCCATAAAACACTGGATCACATCCGAAACGCTACGGTCTATGGAGGCACTTATATGGTAAAACCTATGGGTAGCGAAGACTATCTGCCCTTACACCAGGATTGGAGTATCGTGGAGGAAGATCAGTTCGAGACAGCATTCATTTGGTGTCCGCTCCAAACTACAGATCAGACGAACGGGGGTCTTTTTGTGGTGCCGGGAAGTCATCATTTCTACCAAAACCGACGATCTGGAAGTTTGCCCTGTCCGAGAATTATCCCGAACCGAAGGATAAAGCCCTATGTAAAACATCTGAAAGTAAGTGAAGGTCAAGTTATTATCTATTCAGATAAGGTATTCCACGGTTCACACCCCAATACCCGCCAGACGCCACGAATAGTGGCTACAGCTCGCCTCGTAGAACAAGGTGCCCGTCTCACCTATTACCATCGTTTGAGCAATGAAAAAGTAGGTGTGTTTTATTTTAGCAAGGACACCTACCTAAACGGAATCACCCAGCTGGTGCAAGGCAAAATACCCGATGGGCTACAGCCTGAATACCTCGAAGACTTCAGAAACGAAGAAATAAATGAGGCTAACTTTATTCAAAACATAAAAAAACACTTACCCTCTCCTACAGTCCTGAACAGACTGGCGGCCTGGTTTGATTAATCTCTATGAGCAATCTCTTCCAACTCATCAAAACCTACTCTCCGGCAAACATTGCTCGGGAGGTATACTATTCATACCTCCGGTCAAAAGATCATGCAGCAGGAGTTGGTGAGTTTTACAACAAACACCATCAGGATTTTCTGGAAGTTTACGGAGAGCTTATTCAGGCGTTTAGAACAAGCGATATTGATGAGATTC
This Marinoscillum sp. 108 DNA region includes the following protein-coding sequences:
- a CDS encoding phytanoyl-CoA dioxygenase family protein, which codes for MKSLFKDPQVTQKYQKDGYVILDLLSPMEIKAERDFFYQHVHTFDKEPLYESSRNNSNQTNDLINNHLQQVFLHKTLDHIRNATVYGGTYMVKPMGSEDYLPLHQDWSIVEEDQFETAFIWCPLQTTDQTNGGLFVVPGSHHFYQNRRSGSLPCPRIIPNRRIKPYVKHLKVSEGQVIIYSDKVFHGSHPNTRQTPRIVATARLVEQGARLTYYHRLSNEKVGVFYFSKDTYLNGITQLVQGKIPDGLQPEYLEDFRNEEINEANFIQNIKKHLPSPTVLNRLAAWFD